In Salmonella enterica subsp. enterica serovar Typhimurium str. LT2, a single window of DNA contains:
- the yjfR gene encoding putative Zn-dependent hydrolases of the beta-lactamase fold (similar to E. coli orf, hypothetical protein (AAC77149.1); Blastp hit to AAC77149.1 (356 aa), 97% identity in aa 3 - 356), with the protein MSKVQSITRESWILSTFPEWGSWLNEEIEQEQVAPGTFAMWWLGCTGIWLKSEGGTNVCVDFWCGTGKQSHGNPLMKTGHQMQRMAGVKKLQPNLRTTPFVLDPFAIRQIDAVLATHDHNDHIDVNVAAAVMQNCADDVPFIGPQTCVDLWVGWGVPKERCIVVKPGDVVKVKDIEIHALDAFDRTALITLPADQKAAGVLPDGMDVRAVNYLFKTPGGNLYHSGDSHYSNYYAKHGNEHQIDVALGSYGENPRGITDKMTSADILRMAESLNTKVVIPFHHDIWSNFQADPQEIRVLWEMKKDRLKYGFKPFIWQVGGKFTWPLDKDNFEYHYPRGFDDCFTIEPDLPFKSFL; encoded by the coding sequence ATGAGTAAAGTACAAAGCATCACGCGTGAATCATGGATTCTGAGCACGTTTCCGGAGTGGGGAAGCTGGCTGAACGAAGAGATTGAACAAGAGCAGGTCGCGCCGGGTACGTTCGCTATGTGGTGGCTGGGCTGTACCGGGATCTGGCTAAAATCTGAAGGCGGCACTAACGTATGCGTCGATTTCTGGTGCGGTACCGGTAAACAGAGCCACGGTAATCCGTTGATGAAAACCGGCCACCAGATGCAGCGTATGGCTGGCGTCAAAAAATTACAGCCTAACCTGCGCACCACGCCGTTTGTTCTCGATCCTTTCGCTATCCGTCAGATTGACGCCGTCCTGGCGACCCACGACCATAACGATCACATTGACGTCAATGTCGCGGCTGCCGTAATGCAGAATTGCGCCGATGATGTTCCGTTTATCGGCCCGCAGACCTGCGTGGATTTATGGGTTGGCTGGGGCGTGCCGAAAGAACGCTGCATCGTGGTAAAACCGGGCGATGTCGTGAAAGTGAAAGATATTGAAATTCATGCGCTTGATGCCTTTGACCGCACCGCATTAATCACCCTGCCCGCCGATCAGAAAGCCGCTGGCGTACTGCCGGACGGCATGGATGTACGCGCGGTTAACTATCTGTTTAAAACGCCGGGCGGCAATCTCTATCACAGCGGCGATTCTCACTATTCCAACTACTACGCGAAACACGGCAACGAACATCAAATTGATGTCGCGCTCGGTTCTTACGGTGAAAACCCGCGCGGTATTACGGACAAAATGACCAGCGCGGATATTTTACGCATGGCGGAATCGCTGAATACCAAAGTGGTGATCCCGTTCCATCACGATATCTGGTCGAACTTCCAGGCCGATCCGCAAGAGATCCGCGTGCTATGGGAAATGAAGAAAGATCGCCTGAAGTATGGTTTTAAACCGTTTATCTGGCAGGTTGGCGGCAAGTTTACCTGGCCGCTGGATAAAGACAATTTCGAATACCACTATCCGCGTGGGTTTGACG